ttggtcggaatcctagatccgccactagTAGTACCCTGGGTTAACCCTAAAAATGCTCGAAGGTTAGTGAATGAGGTAGGTGGTGGCCATTGTTGAATGGCATCAATTTTGTTGGGTTTAGGCGAAACACTAGAATGTGATATCTTATGTCCCAAAAACGAGATTTCAGCTACCCCAAAAACACATTTAGAAGCTTTAGCATAGTAATGATTTTGATATAGTTTTTGAAACACATACCGGAGATGAACGAATGGTCCTCTTTGTTTGCACTAtagatgagaatatcatcaaAGAAAACCAAGACGAATTGACGAAGTACTTCCGGAAAAAGATCATTAATCAACAATTGAAATGTTGAAGGTGCGTTAGTAAGACCGAATGACATTACGAGGAATTCGTAGTGACCATCCGGTGTCCGGAATGCTGTTTTGTGGATGTTATTTTGCACTACATGAATTTGATGATAGCCgaaccttaagtcgatcttagaaaatATCGTGGCCCCATGAAGCTCATCTAAAAGTTCATCAATAGTCGGTATTGGAAATCTATCCCGTACCGTGACAACATTTAAAGCCCGGTAGTCTACACAAAAACGccacgacccatccttctttaaCTAATAACACCGGTGAAGAAAATGGACTTTGAATAGGTTGAATAATGTCGTTGCTTAACATGTCATTGATCAATTGTGTCATAACTTGTTTCTGAAAGTGAGGGTAACGATACAGTTTAACATTGACAGTCTGGTGTTATTGATGAGGGGAATGTGATGATCATGTGGGCGATTTGGAGGTAGGGTTAATGGTTAAGAGAAAATGGGTTGGAATAAGTCAAGTAGGGATCGTATGTGTGGGTCCATAGTGTTTTTGGTAGTTTATGGATGTTGCATGGTAATATGATGTTCAATAGTGAGTGCATGCATGGATGTAATTGAACTATGACAAAGTAAAGTAGACGGCGAACTAGGTGATAATGGTGTAGTGAAAGGTTCTCCAACTAATGTGCACGTACTACCGTCCTTGGTAAAGGATAGTTTGGGAATGAAAAAATTGGTCGTGATGACCCCAAAGTACATAAACATGATATATCCAACACACGTCGGTTCCTTCCATCGACAATATAAAGAATGGAATTTGAAATTAGGATTTTTACAAATGTAGGTTTACCTTAGGGCAATAGCTTTGACATTGGATAAACTGGCCATTACAGAACATCACCGAAAATGTTCAAGCTGAGCGGATGGAAGATTTAATTGGGATGCTATACGGGTTGGACGATGTTATGCGTGCTTCCAAAATTAATCAAAATAGTAACCTATGTGTTGTTGATGTAGCTTGTGATACGTAGTGTCTAAACTGATGAAAGACCAAAGTAGGCCGCATATGAGAGTGACAAAAGTTGTGGAGCATTATGATCATTGGTGTCGACGGTGGAGTCATTTTTCGACATATCGACCAGATTGTCGTTATCAGTGATCATGAGAAATTGAGGTGAAGAGTATTTATGACCCATGAAAAATTTCTCTGGATATCGAAAGCATAACCCATCCATGTGTCTTTGCTGGATTGCCTCTGAAGATAATTTGTAAACGGTTTTGGAGGTGCAAGTAATAATGGAGGTGTGGAAGATGTCGTAGGTTTGGTAGGGGTTGTTGAGATGGGTTGCTTAGGAGGGTGTTACTATAACACGTGTTGTGGTCTTGGTAAAAGATCAAGTAGGGTAAAAAGGTTTTGGTTTAATGGATTGGGCCAGCTTGTCTTCGACACGTCAGGCTAGCCCACATGCATCATAAACTGAAGTGGCCTAATAATGGCCAACTCAGATTGGATCTTAGGTTTGAGCCCAGAAAGACATCAATTTAGTACAGTTTGCGGTGATAAACCTGTAATTCGATTACTTAAGCATTTGAATTCAATTTGATATTTATCCATCGAGGATGTCTGTCGGAGTTTAAAGAGGGTTGCCTCATGATTTTCAAACGATGATGTAATTTAACGGATCAGTTAAAGGAGGTCCACGAAACAAGTAGATTGTTGTTAGCTTGATGTTGGTACCATGAGAGGGCGTTGCCAATAAAGTGGAAAGCGGTGTGTGTGACATGCTCTGCCGAAGGATTTTGATAGTATGTGATATAATTGTCTGCCTGAAAAATCCGGGCGAGCGGATTTGACCCTTCGAATAAGGGTAAGGATATTTTAGGTGGTCTCAGGTTGTTGGGtgggtgttgttgttgttgtagagCGGGTTTGGGTCCGAGGTTAGGTCCAGGTTTGAGGGTTCGTCGGTGAGTTTGTCGATTAATTGGGTCACATGGTTAACAAGCCTTGGTCTCAGGTTGTTGGGtgggtgttgttgttgttgttgttgtagagCGGGTTTGGGTCCGAGGTTGGGTCCAGGTTTGAGGGTTCGTCGGTGAGTTTGTCGGTTAATTGGGTCACATGGTTAACAAGCCTAGTGGTTGTTTCGGTTTCCGAGTCGATTTTCGTGTTAAGGTTAGCAGTGGCTTGAACAAGGGCAACAAATTTGGTTTTGAGGTCGGTTTGGGCATTATCGGCTGTAGTGGTTACTTGAATAACGGTGGGGGGAAAATCGTCGGAACCCGATGGATCTCGACGAGGCGGCATACAGGAAGGTGTAACAACAATGAAAGCACCAAGATGATATCCTTTTTAGTAGGAAAACACTCATAAGAACAAGAAAGAAGACACGAGACTTTTTCGAAACGATTTTCTGTATTTTTCCCAATGCAAAACTGAATTTAAACATGCAAGAGCTCTTGGTTCACGACTATGATCTCCTTATTTCATGCCACTATCCTATCATGAAACTACCCATTACCTATTATGCATACAAGAATTAAACACTATGCAACAATCAAAAGAAACTTGCAAAAAAGAAACTGGCAGAGTTGGTCTTCAAGCTGCAAAGCGATTGGCCTTTGAATTTGTCGTTTGGGCCTGCCTTGTGGGTCTCGTTGGGCTGGCTCTTTAGATGGGCTAGGTTGGCCCATATCAttaaaaacatacaaaatataagaGGCCATTTAGTATAAAGTGTAAAATACATTCACATCATGTAATCATAAGAGATTGAAGCAATATCAAAACTATCAAAGGATTTACATATTGAAGAGCTATGGGCCCAAATCTACCAGAAAAATTACAAGCCTAAAATCATGAGTTTATGGGCCGAATATTCCGTATCTTCACAACTAAATGCAAGGGGGCGTGGATAACATGTTACATGCGCATCAATTTTGGGCTTGTAATTATGAAGCCGGGGTTTGATTTGGGCCCATAGCTCGTCACATACATACATGGTAGAACTGTGAGAGAGGAACATAGGATGATTTGGAAGTAACAAATTTTATAGTTCGAACTTCGATTGTAATCGTTTTCTGAATTCCATGTAACTAAATGTAACAATTTATGTTGTCTGGATTTCGAGTAATCGAATCTAACAGTTTATGCCGTTAGAAGCATGAGGGAGGAACCGCGGATGAAAAGATTTCAAGAGAGGATGTATCATTCATTTTCCAAAATCCAAAAGCCCTTAACGTATCGAATCTAACAGTTTATGCCGTTAGAATCATGAGGGAGGAACCATGGATGAAACTATTTCAAGAGAGGAAGTAACATTCATTTTCCAAAATCCAAAAGCCCTTAACCATTAATCTCCTTGGTTCTACGTCTTCAACATTTCATTGCTCAAATCTCCTTGTGCATGTAAAATATTATAAAGGAAACATGAATTAGATTTTGTTAGTACTCTTTTAACATCCTTGTGCATGTAAAATATTAAAAAGGAAATACAAATAAGATTTTGTTGGCACTCCTTTTACATGGGACAGTGGAACAAATCGAAGGGGATTGATGAAGTGATTGTTATATAGATTTTTCAATACGGATCGAGTTAATGGTTATATGTTTTTAAGTAACTGAGTCAGGTATCACCTAATCTAATACCTGAAAATTCTTAAAACTAATCTAATGCTCTGGTGTCAGATGTTTCATGTTTCAAGCTCAATTCGCATCCCTGCTCAAACCGGTTTGAAAAACCTAGCTACCGTAATGGCTTGAAGTTACAGTGGCAATGGCGACTAATCCCAATTAGGATCCCACATTGGAGCCTGTCTATTTGGATGGCCAAGGTAACAAAATCTCCTATTTATCCAAATTTTGAtttttgaggtcaaatatgttaAGTTTGACCATTCAATGGCTCAAAATTCTTAATATTAATGGACTATTTATTGCAAAAATATTAATCAGTGGCGAAAATGGTTGTAGCTAAATCAATTATGTTTAAGGATTCGTGATGTCCAGCAATGTTCTACAAGGTTTTAATTCTGATGTCCTACAATTTCCCAATGTTGTTGCTACTAATCTTCCTGTAAAGTCTCAATCACTAGATTCTAACCCAAATGCCCCTTTCTTGATAGCAATTGGACTCAAATTGTAGATCAGGGTTGAGTGGTTATGATATCATTCTCCACATATAAAAAAGGTGCCTCACAGTTTCATATATACGTAGCAAATGGACACGTTGGATAATGGGTAAAAACGTGTTAATTTTGTACAAGGACATTAGGAAAAGTAGGTcggcagtggcggagcttgacaaAAAGTTTTGAGGGGACGTAAAGTGATGGAACTCAATTTTTTTTCCTATCAttatgtttcgggtcgggtcaggttGGGCTATTCGATTtaagtcgggtcaaataataatagttccaaataaaacaaatTGTATATTTATTAAACTACCCATCACttatatacaaagtttataaatagagttaaatgccattttagtccatgtggtttgagtcattttgtcagtttagtccaaggGTTTCATTTTTagcatgtgggtccaaaaaggtttcaccgttgcctttttagtccattgggttaaaTTCGTCTATTTTTTcggttaacgagaaggccaattcggtcattttatgtATAACTCTGTTCACTATTAGGggaattcggccatataaaatgaccaaattggccttctcgttattaacagaaaaaatggatgaaattaacccagtggactaaaatgacaacggtgaaacctttttgaacccacaggtggaaaaatgaaacatttggactaaactggcaaaatggcccaaaccgtaggaactaaaatggcatttaactcttataaatatttaggatatacaattTAGAAAAAATAATCGGGGGGacaatcctatataattttaaacttTTCGGACAAAAAATCGGAACTtgtacacttctaaccgaaacattggggtgggcgggtgcacccccgggcaccCACAATACTTTGCCCATGTAGGTCGGGACAGGTCGGGTTGGCTTGTGACCCCTTTTATGTAATGTCTAGGGTTGGGTTATGGGTCAAACGGGTTAGCTTTGTACAAGTCAAAACAGGTTGGGTTGACTTAAAACACTTTTTGTGTTATTTCTAAAACATCTTTTATAAATAATTACTGTGTCAAATATGATTTAGTATGCATTAACATTTTTCTTATCTAGATTCTTGTTCAATCAAAAGTGTTTCTTTTTGTCTAACAATAGACCTTTGGCAACTTTCGCTTTTGTTCAGTCAAAATAAAGTGTGTATATTTTTATAGACTCTTGGATcgtttttatgttttaaactatTAGAGGTAAAGACATGCATAAATTATTGTACCTTAAAGACAACTAACTCAAGAAAGTTGATGATAACTTGATAAGTAGATAAGATTCATGATCAAGTTTGAATCAATCTCTTAAACTTTACAAGGTTTCCAATTGACAAAAACAACAAACAAGAAACATGCATGATCAAGTTTGAATCATTCTGTTTTATCAAGCAAATTCTTAACTTTACTCAACGCTCGCACCGATAAATCTTTGAGCACCCTCTGTTATAAGGCTTAGATGAAGGAGGTGTACAACTTTCTGTTTTTGTATAAGCTACACCTTTACCGCCACCATTACACACGGGTTGGTCTCTTTTCAAAGCATCGGCAGATATGTACTTTTTCTGTTCCAAATACCTTCTTGTAATCTCTGATCCCAGTAACTCCTGCAACAGGTCTTCCAACGAATCGTTAAAGGGGGATATTGAATCATTTTCCGCCCCAGAACTGGCGGCCCCATGGCGGTGGAGAGTGGAAACAGTTAGAAAGAAGATACACAAGTGGAGGAGAGGAATCTTGATGGTAAGCTTTGATTCCATTGTTGATTTTTGATGCTTCTTTGGCTGTCTGTTTTGTTCCACTTTGAATGCAGACCATTATATTAGAGGTTTTAAGTGGATGCCACATTATAAAAGTAGCAGCACTTCACCTAACATAGAGTTCACACACTGTATGATTTGTTTTtgataaaatttttattttttattaaattaaaaaattatttaaagtaacttggaaaatatataaAGTATAAGATGAGGGCCTTGCTAGGTGTACCACTAGCAGTTTATACATTAACATAGAGCCAAAATATGaatgtatgtatatgtattatatagtggagggttcattACAAAAGCATGAATAGTGTGAGAGCCAATCTAGAACATTAATTTATTTGTGTATTTATCTACAATACTAACTTGACTATTAAACTACATAATGGTTATATCATGTACTTTAATAAATATATATGCGTATGTGTAGATAAATTTATGTGTGTATTCATATTTTATAAACATGTACACACGTGTAGATTCAGTATAAATTCTCTGATCTACACGCGTGTACGAAATTGTTACGAGAAAAAGAGGAGTGAATGTAGGAAAATTAATTATTAGAGATATAACTCGTTTAATCTTTTACAATGATATCCTTTTGTTTAATTTTCTATAATATACGAACGATTCAGATTGGTTCTCAAATTATTTGTGATTCTGCATtgaacccaaccctatatatatcaGTCAAAAGCCGATAATCAAGACTTGTATGCCTTCCCACTCAAGTCGACCTCATAAACTGCGGTTCCATCAGGATATAGCAACCCCCAATGTCTCTCTGATTCCGGACCAGTTTTCTCATTCTCATCATACATTGAAAAGATAAATGTTGGTATGATGAACCCGGGTTGCGCTGGGGTCCCCTTAGGTGGCACCGCGGCCATCTTTTTAATCACATTTCTGTTATACTTAGCTGCATTTTCTTTACTAGCACCCTGCTGGTTCGAGCCACCTCCATGTGGccaacccgtttcggctattgcAATCTTCACATTATTGTAACCCAGTTTAGCCATAGCGAAGTAGACCGAGTCGATCATCTGATCTAACAGGTTCGTGTAGGTTAGCCCACTACCCATATCTGTAAAAGTCTGATTACCTTCAAATAAAGCATAATCAAGGTTTATACCCGTCGGGTTATCGGCCCATGAAAGAAACGGGTAAACATCAAGAAAGAAAAACGAATTCGTCCCACGTAAGAAGTTTAGTAATGGTACGATATGGTTAACAATCTCGGGCTTAAACACTCCACTTGAAGGTGGGAAAGTTGACTCCATAATGTCCATTGCAAGAGGAGTACCAACTTTGATATTGTTAATGCCTAGTGTTTTAAGTGTGGTCCGAATCCGGCCCATTGCGGGTACAAGATCTCTCATGATCCGCATGTCTTGATCCGTGCTCGTGTAACTCAAAACCTCGTTGCCAACAAGCACGTATCGAATCATGGTGGCAGGATAATGGTTAAGGATATGTTCATGCACCCATTGGTCTGCAACTTGTTGGTTATTAGCAATTCCTGATATTTCTTCATTAGTGACCATGACTGTGACCTCTATGTTCGTTGTCGATAAGAGTTGAAGTATTTCGTGGTCAGCGTCATAGAGTTTGACCCGACCCGCCTTCATGATTTGTAGAAGCTCGATGGATCGAGAAGGTGGTGGAAGATTATTCCCTACCCGCCCGAAATTTACGCCAATTCTGTTTGATATGGCCC
Above is a window of Helianthus annuus cultivar XRQ/B chromosome 14, HanXRQr2.0-SUNRISE, whole genome shotgun sequence DNA encoding:
- the LOC110905553 gene encoding probable glucan endo-1,3-beta-glucosidase A6; translation: MRFTVYEMDKHTVTKMAIMSLSFLYLLACSRAISNRIGVNFGRVGNNLPPPSRSIELLQIMKAGRVKLYDADHEILQLLSTTNIEVTVMVTNEEISGIANNQQVADQWVHEHILNHYPATMIRYVLVGNEVLSYTSTDQDMRIMRDLVPAMGRIRTTLKTLGINNIKVGTPLAMDIMESTFPPSSGVFKPEIVNHIVPLLNFLRGTNSFFFLDVYPFLSWADNPTGINLDYALFEGNQTFTDMGSGLTYTNLLDQMIDSVYFAMAKLGYNNVKIAIAETGWPHGGGSNQQGASKENAAKYNRNVIKKMAAVPPKGTPAQPGFIIPTFIFSMYDENEKTGPESERHWGLLYPDGTAVYEVDLSGKAYKS
- the LOC110906889 gene encoding protein RALF-like 32, whose translation is MESKLTIKIPLLHLCIFFLTVSTLHRHGAASSGAENDSISPFNDSLEDLLQELLGSEITRRYLEQKKYISADALKRDQPVCNGGGKGVAYTKTESCTPPSSKPYNRGCSKIYRCER